In Gemmobacter sp. 24YEA27, a genomic segment contains:
- a CDS encoding Hint domain-containing protein: MATFEFYATGDQIGTYGAASGQGNGMGMVVTLTNVHAIGSATDIYRIVVSQANSNDTTLHNGQWVSIYTWSESNPSGTLVYSQLNPQDDMFQGRASGENYQIFSYSSNLVIDLRGVASGTTTYGAEQNEALNAQLPFSGFAKSPQDLFPPTPCFLAGTRILTKRGPVAVEQLRPGDRVWTRGHGMQKIRWIGSAPAAGIAHLAPVRFDTSVLGNDRPVFLSQQHRVLISGWQAQLNFGAEEVLVAALHLVDGERVRIESRPQVEYWHIAFAQHEIICAEGMLAESLFPGPMALASVSPAAREELLALFPDYFGESARATPQTTRLCLNRREAQVLHLN; encoded by the coding sequence TTGGCAACCTTTGAATTTTACGCGACCGGCGATCAGATCGGCACCTATGGCGCCGCGAGTGGCCAGGGCAATGGGATGGGGATGGTCGTCACCCTGACCAATGTCCATGCGATCGGAAGTGCCACCGATATTTACCGGATCGTTGTCAGCCAGGCCAACAGCAACGACACCACTTTGCATAATGGCCAATGGGTGTCGATCTATACCTGGTCGGAAAGCAATCCCTCCGGCACATTGGTCTACAGCCAGCTGAACCCGCAGGACGATATGTTCCAGGGCCGGGCTTCGGGGGAAAATTACCAGATCTTCAGCTACAGCTCGAACCTGGTGATCGACCTGCGCGGCGTCGCGAGCGGCACGACCACCTATGGCGCCGAACAGAACGAGGCGCTGAATGCGCAGCTGCCCTTCAGCGGGTTTGCGAAATCTCCGCAGGATCTGTTTCCGCCAACGCCTTGTTTCCTTGCCGGAACCAGGATCCTGACAAAGCGTGGCCCGGTTGCAGTAGAACAGCTGCGGCCCGGCGACCGGGTCTGGACGCGCGGCCATGGGATGCAGAAGATCCGATGGATCGGATCGGCGCCTGCGGCCGGTATCGCCCATCTCGCACCGGTGCGTTTTGACACCAGTGTCCTTGGCAATGACCGTCCGGTCTTTTTGTCGCAACAGCATCGCGTGCTGATCAGCGGCTGGCAGGCGCAGCTGAATTTCGGCGCGGAGGAGGTTCTCGTCGCAGCGTTGCATCTGGTGGATGGCGAGCGGGTCCGGATCGAGAGCCGGCCGCAGGTCGAATACTGGCATATCGCCTTCGCGCAGCATGAGATCATCTGTGCCGAAGGCATGCTGGCCGAGAGCCTCTTCCCGGGCCCGATGGCGCTTGCCTCGGTTTCACCTGCCGCGCGGGAGGAATTGCTGGCACTGTTCCCGGACTATTTCGGCGAGAGCGCGCGGGCGACGCCGCAGACAACGCGTCTCTGTCTGAACCGGCGCGAGGCGCAGGTGCTGCATCTGAACTGA
- a CDS encoding glutaredoxin family protein, translating to MIILYTSPGCGPCVATKRALDRAGPVYEERAGADWPEEVERLARIAGSRQGPLVVAGDKVWSGFRADMLAGLT from the coding sequence ATGATCATCCTCTACACCTCGCCGGGCTGTGGCCCGTGCGTTGCGACGAAGCGCGCGCTGGATCGGGCTGGGCCGGTCTATGAGGAGCGGGCAGGGGCTGACTGGCCGGAAGAGGTCGAGCGGCTGGCCCGGATCGCCGGGTCGCGACAGGGGCCGCTGGTGGTGGCTGGTGATAAGGTTTGGTCGGGGTTTCGGGCGGATATGCTGGCGGGGCTGACCTGA
- a CDS encoding phage tail tip lysozyme, with product MTRRPSFPPTVKRRNPLAQGDKINGQYTSFGLFQHHKDRADGLLAATGGKAGLGNVNAQLEYVWKELQTSESAAMKKLMASTNVQQATAAFAGFERPQGWTAANPTGAHNWNGRLGAAEASLAKFGTTATQATANLGTLGTGMDAFGNALVSGVNGFTSGGAQGGFMGFLGTLAGGIASAIGLPGFASGGDHRGGWRIVGENGPELEATGASRIFNAAQTREILTSRAPVMAANSNAPAVVQINQTFEDRSSNGVRVETEETTDARGQRQQRFIFSDATAEGITTPGGRGARALQQGYGLRQPATRRG from the coding sequence GTGACACGCCGCCCGTCATTCCCCCCAACCGTGAAAAGGAGAAATCCGCTTGCGCAGGGCGACAAGATCAACGGACAGTATACATCCTTCGGCTTGTTCCAACACCATAAGGACCGCGCTGATGGCCTGCTGGCGGCGACCGGCGGCAAGGCTGGCCTCGGCAATGTGAACGCCCAGCTCGAGTATGTCTGGAAGGAGCTTCAGACCTCTGAGAGCGCGGCCATGAAAAAGCTCATGGCCTCGACCAATGTTCAGCAGGCGACTGCGGCATTTGCTGGTTTCGAACGCCCGCAGGGCTGGACCGCTGCCAATCCGACCGGAGCACATAACTGGAATGGCCGGCTCGGGGCGGCCGAAGCCTCTCTGGCGAAATTTGGCACCACGGCCACGCAGGCAACCGCCAATCTTGGGACGCTCGGCACCGGCATGGACGCCTTTGGCAACGCGCTCGTCAGCGGCGTGAACGGTTTCACCTCGGGCGGTGCGCAGGGTGGGTTCATGGGCTTCCTCGGAACCCTGGCCGGCGGGATCGCCAGTGCCATCGGTCTGCCCGGCTTTGCCTCTGGCGGTGATCACCGTGGCGGCTGGCGCATTGTCGGCGAAAATGGTCCGGAGCTGGAGGCGACCGGCGCATCCCGGATCTTCAACGCGGCGCAGACCCGTGAAATCCTGACATCGCGCGCGCCGGTCATGGCGGCGAACAGCAATGCGCCGGCCGTCGTTCAGATCAACCAGACCTTCGAGGATCGCAGTTCGAACGGTGTCCGGGTCGAAACCGAGGAAACCACCGACGCGCGCGGTCAGCGCCAGCAGCGTTTCATCTTCTCGGATGCGACGGCCGAGGGCATCACCACTCCGGGCGGTCGCGGCGCCCGTGCGCTCCAGCAGGGCTATGGATTGCGCCAGCCAGCCACGAGGCGCGGATGA
- a CDS encoding phage tail protein has translation MTCDLARIPVLAAPAIDPGSARIEMTLPVGMTVGDIVAAALPGLEPAMRARARVVLVSARGSAVVLPERWQSVRPREGVRVVIRLVPGKNALRAVLSIVVAVAAVAIGAWAAGAMGFVAGEVGYAVTSALVGMGVSLLGSLLINALIPPVKPEETKPNYALSGWRNRLDPDGAVPVVLGQTRYAPPFAARSYTEIVGDRQYVRALFAFGEGPLSLSDFRIGETSLADYDEVEIEVREGLADDESVTLYPQQVLEEQIGVDLIKPLQRDDQGNVIRGKVGQRTYKRRLSRDEWEWVTVDVIGDLPDEDQPVIRTTGADAASANVILAFPAGLARFDDDGERRYITVYVRIEQRLAGSDEWQFITELAVSARTTQAFYRQHSWSFPTRGRWEIRCTMLSVESDDDKVQMRTVWAALQTFRPEYPIDYPHPLALVAMRVKATHQLSGALDNFSALVARRCLDWDQGTGTWIERPTSNPASLFRFALQAPFNPRRQRDDQIDLELLADWHEFCRTRQLHYNRVLDQAGMTLREARAEIAAAGRASPRHDGRKWGVVIDRPEGLIVDHISPRNSWDFNLRRTYTEKPHAWIVPFNDEENDFREARRIVRRPGYEGDITLTEELSLPGLTNAAIVWREATRRFHEAEHRPDVIEVTQDGLLRVATRGDKVALNHYVLRQTQQVARVRLVQGQLVEIDNLMTMAEGASYALRFRVYESRPPHMAPDTIGQSVVRPVRTVPGETVLLTMTGTGPVPAADDIVHFGIMGQDSFDLVVTNIEATTDQCAIIRAVAAADIIDELTDAAEIPPWSGRVGAEIGENTMQPPAPRFSGVSFGVAETDEAGFIFYSLVAGSGPVSTASFEVDHRDGTSGIWTTVSIPAANGGGSIEEYSSGETVQIRARAISANGIAGPRTTELTLLVGGSIDLPAALDQEAISITPLLGGALIQLSTGDDALTTRIQIYRADWDLLYRETDAVGAAHSSTPLQAMSIPLGDTTRSNLVTGGLMTNPAAWDAEAGWEVSGGLATHTPGTADVIGQSFETITGKWYRLAFTVTGRTAGTVTPRLSGGSTRPGQAASGNGEHLDRIQAVTGNTRIEFLASADFDGSITGVVAYLETAACLSQGEHFVWLEPQTSEGVPGPVSGPFSVMVV, from the coding sequence ATGACTTGTGACCTGGCCCGCATCCCCGTCCTTGCGGCGCCTGCCATTGATCCAGGCAGCGCCCGTATCGAGATGACACTGCCGGTCGGGATGACGGTCGGTGATATTGTCGCGGCGGCATTGCCGGGTCTTGAACCCGCCATGAGGGCGCGCGCCCGGGTGGTACTGGTCAGCGCGCGGGGATCCGCTGTTGTGCTGCCGGAACGCTGGCAAAGCGTCAGGCCGCGCGAGGGGGTTCGGGTCGTGATCCGACTGGTCCCCGGTAAAAATGCCTTGCGCGCGGTCCTGTCGATTGTCGTGGCTGTCGCGGCTGTCGCCATTGGTGCCTGGGCGGCGGGTGCTATGGGTTTTGTGGCTGGCGAGGTTGGTTACGCGGTGACATCCGCCTTGGTGGGTATGGGCGTCAGTCTGCTCGGGTCGTTGCTGATCAATGCGCTGATTCCACCGGTCAAGCCCGAGGAAACGAAGCCTAACTACGCCTTGTCGGGCTGGCGCAATCGGCTGGATCCTGACGGTGCGGTGCCGGTCGTGCTGGGTCAGACCCGATATGCGCCGCCCTTCGCGGCCAGATCTTACACCGAGATCGTCGGGGATCGTCAGTATGTCCGTGCGCTTTTCGCGTTCGGCGAAGGCCCGCTGTCTCTGTCAGATTTCCGGATCGGCGAAACCAGTCTCGCCGATTACGACGAGGTCGAAATCGAGGTGCGTGAGGGTCTGGCAGATGACGAGTCGGTCACCCTCTATCCGCAGCAGGTGCTGGAAGAGCAGATCGGCGTTGATCTGATCAAGCCATTGCAGCGGGATGATCAGGGCAATGTCATCAGGGGAAAGGTCGGCCAGCGGACCTACAAGAGACGGCTCAGCCGGGACGAATGGGAATGGGTTACCGTCGATGTCATAGGTGACCTGCCTGACGAGGATCAGCCGGTGATCCGGACAACGGGCGCGGACGCTGCCTCGGCCAATGTCATCCTTGCCTTTCCCGCTGGTCTCGCGCGCTTCGATGACGACGGCGAGCGGCGATATATCACCGTCTATGTCCGGATCGAACAACGGCTCGCTGGATCTGATGAATGGCAGTTCATTACAGAGTTGGCGGTCTCGGCCCGAACGACGCAGGCCTTTTACCGTCAGCATTCCTGGTCATTTCCGACGCGCGGTCGCTGGGAGATCCGCTGCACCATGCTCAGCGTGGAAAGCGATGACGACAAAGTCCAGATGCGCACGGTCTGGGCCGCGTTGCAGACGTTTCGGCCGGAATATCCGATTGACTACCCGCATCCGCTGGCGCTGGTCGCGATGCGGGTCAAAGCCACACATCAGCTGTCTGGCGCTTTGGACAATTTCAGCGCCCTTGTGGCGCGGCGGTGCCTCGACTGGGACCAGGGAACCGGCACCTGGATCGAACGCCCGACCTCGAACCCCGCAAGCCTTTTCCGCTTCGCCCTTCAGGCACCCTTCAATCCCCGCCGCCAGCGCGATGATCAGATCGATCTGGAGCTGCTGGCCGACTGGCACGAATTTTGTCGGACGAGGCAGCTGCATTACAACCGGGTTCTGGACCAGGCGGGCATGACCTTGCGCGAGGCGCGGGCCGAGATCGCCGCCGCCGGCCGGGCGTCACCGCGCCATGACGGTCGCAAATGGGGCGTGGTCATCGACCGGCCCGAGGGTCTGATCGTCGATCATATCAGCCCGCGCAACAGCTGGGATTTCAACCTGCGCCGCACCTATACTGAAAAGCCCCATGCCTGGATCGTGCCCTTCAACGACGAGGAGAACGATTTCCGCGAGGCGAGGCGGATCGTGCGCCGTCCGGGCTATGAGGGTGACATCACCCTGACCGAGGAGCTGTCGCTGCCCGGCCTGACCAATGCGGCCATCGTCTGGCGCGAGGCGACCCGTCGCTTTCATGAGGCTGAGCACCGCCCCGACGTGATCGAGGTCACACAGGATGGCCTTCTGCGGGTCGCGACACGAGGCGACAAGGTGGCGCTGAACCATTATGTTCTGCGCCAGACCCAGCAGGTTGCCCGCGTCCGTTTGGTTCAGGGCCAGCTGGTCGAAATCGACAATCTCATGACCATGGCCGAGGGGGCGAGCTACGCCCTGCGCTTTCGGGTCTATGAGAGCCGCCCCCCGCATATGGCACCTGACACCATTGGCCAGTCGGTTGTGCGCCCTGTCCGGACGGTTCCCGGGGAAACGGTGCTGCTGACGATGACTGGCACGGGGCCGGTGCCGGCGGCGGATGACATCGTGCATTTCGGCATAATGGGGCAGGACAGCTTTGACCTCGTGGTCACCAATATCGAAGCGACCACCGATCAATGTGCGATCATCCGGGCGGTTGCCGCCGCCGACATCATCGACGAGCTGACGGACGCGGCCGAGATCCCGCCCTGGTCCGGCCGGGTCGGCGCCGAGATCGGCGAGAATACCATGCAGCCGCCCGCGCCCCGGTTTTCCGGCGTCAGTTTCGGCGTGGCGGAAACGGATGAGGCGGGGTTCATCTTCTACTCCCTCGTGGCGGGCAGCGGGCCGGTCAGCACCGCCAGTTTCGAAGTCGATCACCGCGACGGCACGTCGGGCATCTGGACGACTGTCAGCATTCCAGCCGCGAATGGCGGCGGCAGCATCGAGGAGTATAGCTCCGGTGAAACCGTCCAGATCCGCGCGCGGGCAATTTCAGCCAATGGAATCGCTGGTCCCCGAACGACAGAGCTGACCCTGCTGGTCGGTGGCAGCATCGATCTGCCGGCGGCGCTGGATCAGGAGGCGATTTCCATCACGCCGCTGCTCGGCGGCGCTCTGATCCAGCTTTCCACCGGCGACGATGCCCTGACAACCCGGATCCAGATTTATCGGGCAGACTGGGATCTGCTCTATCGTGAGACAGATGCGGTTGGCGCGGCGCACAGCTCGACGCCTCTGCAGGCGATGTCGATCCCGCTGGGAGACACCACGCGATCTAATCTGGTCACTGGCGGCCTGATGACAAACCCGGCCGCATGGGATGCCGAAGCGGGATGGGAAGTTTCAGGCGGTCTCGCCACACACACACCCGGCACGGCCGATGTGATCGGGCAGAGCTTCGAAACCATCACGGGCAAATGGTATCGCCTCGCCTTCACTGTGACGGGGCGCACGGCCGGGACGGTCACGCCCCGCCTCAGCGGCGGCAGCACCCGTCCGGGGCAGGCGGCGTCAGGGAATGGCGAGCATCTCGACCGCATCCAGGCGGTCACCGGAAACACCCGCATCGAGTTCCTCGCGTCTGCGGATTTTGACGGCTCGATCACCGGTGTCGTCGCCTATCTCGAGACAGCCGCCTGTCTCTCGCAAGGCGAGCATTTTGTCTGGCTCGAGCCGCAGACCTCCGAGGGTGTGCCGGGGCCGGTTTCAGGGCCGTTCAGCGTCATGGTTGTCTGA
- the tyrS gene encoding tyrosine--tRNA ligase: MTYHPKSEFLRVMFERGFVADCTDYQALDEALIKGVVPAYIGYDATAASLHVGHLMNIMVLRWLQKTGHKPITLMGGGTTKVGDPSFRSEERPLLTPEKIDENIAGMGRVFAKYLDYSDAPNGAIMLNNAEWLDHLNYLDFLRDIGRHFSVNRMLSFESVKSRLDREQSLSFLEFNYMILQAYDFVEINRRYGCLLQMGGSDQWGNIVNGIDLARRVAEKEIYGLTTPLLTTSDGRKMGKSANGAVWLNDQMLSAYEFWQFWRNTTDADVARFLKIFTELPVAECDRLGALQGSEINEAKIILANLATALLHGEEAAKAAEATAREVFEKGGIGDDLPTVALTAAEVADGIGIVQLLVRAGLSGSGKDAKRLIAEGGAKMNDEIILDAGLRLGAGELADPVKLTAGKKRHALVVLE; the protein is encoded by the coding sequence ATGACCTACCATCCGAAATCAGAATTCCTGCGTGTGATGTTCGAGCGCGGCTTTGTGGCCGATTGCACCGATTATCAGGCGCTGGACGAGGCCCTGATCAAGGGGGTGGTGCCCGCCTATATCGGCTATGACGCGACGGCGGCAAGCCTGCATGTCGGCCATCTGATGAACATCATGGTGCTGCGCTGGCTGCAAAAAACCGGCCATAAACCGATCACGCTGATGGGCGGCGGCACGACCAAGGTGGGCGACCCCTCGTTCCGGTCCGAAGAGCGTCCGCTGCTGACCCCGGAAAAGATCGACGAGAATATCGCCGGTATGGGCCGCGTTTTCGCGAAATATCTCGATTACTCGGATGCGCCGAATGGGGCCATCATGCTCAATAATGCCGAATGGCTGGATCATCTGAATTACCTCGATTTCCTGCGCGATATCGGGCGGCATTTCTCGGTCAACCGGATGCTGTCTTTTGAAAGCGTCAAATCGCGGCTGGATCGGGAACAGAGCCTGTCTTTCCTCGAATTCAACTATATGATTCTGCAAGCCTATGATTTTGTTGAGATCAACCGCCGCTATGGCTGCCTGTTGCAGATGGGTGGATCAGACCAGTGGGGCAATATCGTCAACGGGATCGACCTTGCGCGCCGCGTCGCGGAGAAAGAGATCTACGGGCTGACCACGCCGCTTCTGACCACGTCTGACGGGCGCAAGATGGGCAAATCCGCGAATGGCGCGGTCTGGCTGAATGACCAGATGCTCTCGGCTTATGAGTTCTGGCAGTTCTGGCGCAATACGACCGATGCCGATGTGGCGCGGTTCCTGAAGATCTTCACCGAACTGCCGGTTGCAGAATGCGACCGGCTGGGCGCGCTGCAAGGGTCCGAGATCAACGAGGCGAAGATCATCCTCGCCAATCTCGCAACCGCGCTTTTGCATGGCGAAGAGGCGGCGAAGGCGGCGGAGGCAACCGCGCGCGAGGTGTTTGAAAAGGGCGGTATCGGTGATGACCTGCCGACCGTGGCGCTGACCGCGGCGGAAGTGGCCGATGGGATCGGCATCGTCCAGCTTCTGGTCCGCGCCGGGCTTTCGGGTTCGGGCAAAGATGCCAAACGGCTGATCGCCGAGGGCGGCGCGAAGATGAATGACGAGATCATCCTTGATGCGGGCCTGCGCCTTGGCGCGGGCGAGCTGGCCGATCCGGTGAAACTCACCGCCGGCAAGAAGCGCCACGCGCTGGTGGTGCTGGAGTGA
- the murA gene encoding UDP-N-acetylglucosamine 1-carboxyvinyltransferase, with product MDSILVKGNGALNGVIPIAGAKNACLTLMPATLLSEEPLTLTNAPRLSDIRTMTSLLESLGVEVSALQDGKVITMSSHGTLNPTADYDIVRKMRASNLVLGPLLARLGHAVVSLPGGCAIGARPMDIHIDALSALGAEIDLRDGYLHAKTQGGLKGAVHEMRFASVGATENFVMAATLAKGTSVLKNAAREPEIVDLVQCLRRMGAEIEGEGTSTITIQGVTSLRGATHPVVTDRIELGTYMLAPAICGGEVECLGGRIDLLAAFCEKLDAAGISVTETEKGLKVARKNGRVKAVDVVTEPFPGFPTDLQAQMMALLCTAEGTSVLEEKIFENRFMHAPELMRMGARIEVHGGHATVHGVEKLRGAPVMATDLRASVSLILAGLAAEGETVVSRVYHLDRGYERVEEKLLACGAHIERISGV from the coding sequence ATGGATTCGATTCTGGTTAAGGGCAACGGCGCACTCAACGGGGTGATTCCCATCGCGGGCGCCAAGAATGCCTGTCTGACACTGATGCCGGCGACGCTTTTGTCGGAAGAGCCCCTGACGCTGACCAATGCGCCGCGGCTCTCGGATATCCGCACCATGACGAGCCTGCTCGAATCACTCGGCGTTGAGGTTTCGGCGCTGCAGGATGGCAAGGTTATCACCATGTCGTCGCATGGCACGCTGAACCCGACGGCGGATTACGATATTGTCCGCAAAATGCGGGCGTCCAATCTGGTCCTTGGCCCGCTGCTGGCGCGGCTGGGTCATGCGGTTGTGTCGCTGCCCGGGGGCTGTGCGATCGGCGCGCGGCCGATGGATATTCATATCGATGCGCTCTCGGCGCTTGGGGCCGAGATCGATCTGCGGGACGGCTATCTCCATGCGAAGACGCAGGGTGGGCTGAAAGGCGCGGTGCATGAGATGCGTTTCGCCTCTGTCGGGGCGACCGAGAATTTCGTGATGGCGGCGACGCTCGCGAAGGGCACCTCTGTCCTGAAAAACGCCGCGCGCGAGCCGGAAATCGTTGATCTTGTTCAGTGTCTGCGCCGCATGGGCGCCGAGATCGAGGGCGAGGGCACCTCGACCATCACCATCCAGGGCGTGACCAGCCTGCGCGGCGCCACCCATCCGGTGGTGACCGACCGGATTGAGCTTGGCACCTATATGCTCGCGCCCGCGATCTGTGGCGGTGAGGTGGAATGCCTGGGCGGGCGGATCGACCTGCTGGCGGCGTTCTGTGAGAAACTCGACGCGGCGGGGATTTCCGTCACCGAGACCGAAAAAGGTCTGAAGGTCGCGCGCAAGAATGGCCGCGTGAAGGCGGTTGATGTGGTGACCGAGCCTTTCCCGGGTTTCCCGACCGATCTCCAGGCGCAGATGATGGCGCTTTTGTGCACCGCCGAGGGCACGAGCGTGCTGGAAGAGAAGATCTTCGAGAATCGCTTCATGCATGCGCCGGAACTGATGCGGATGGGCGCCAGAATCGAGGTTCACGGCGGTCATGCCACCGTGCATGGCGTCGAGAAACTGCGCGGCGCGCCGGTGATGGCGACCGATCTGCGCGCGAGCGTGTCGCTTATTCTTGCCGGGCTCGCGGCCGAGGGGGAGACGGTGGTGAGCCGGGTCTATCACCTGGATCGCGGCTATGAGCGGGTCGAGGAGAAGCTTCTCGCCTGTGGAGCGCATATCGAACGGATCAGTGGCGTCTGA
- a CDS encoding DUF2948 family protein produces MADARFEDGEEAPLKLVALEPEDLTVIASLIQDAVLPASEMKYDRKRRRFAALVNRFRWEDSDFAERSGRAYERVRSLLTVEDVLDVRSQGISPGDADQVLSVLDLAYAPGEDGTGALTLILAGDGLIELRLEALEVVLTDVTKPYLAPSGKKPEHRD; encoded by the coding sequence ATGGCAGATGCACGTTTCGAGGATGGCGAAGAGGCACCGCTGAAGCTGGTGGCGCTGGAGCCAGAGGATCTGACGGTGATCGCCAGCCTGATCCAGGATGCGGTTCTGCCGGCCAGTGAGATGAAATATGATCGCAAGCGCCGCCGTTTCGCGGCGCTTGTCAATCGCTTCCGCTGGGAAGACAGCGATTTTGCCGAACGTTCCGGCCGTGCCTATGAACGGGTGCGCAGCCTGTTGACGGTTGAAGATGTGCTGGATGTACGCAGCCAGGGCATCAGCCCGGGCGACGCCGATCAGGTGCTGTCGGTTCTGGATCTGGCTTATGCGCCGGGCGAGGATGGCACCGGGGCGCTGACGCTGATCCTCGCCGGAGACGGGCTGATCGAGCTGCGGCTGGAAGCCCTGGAAGTGGTGCTGACCGATGTGACAAAGCCCTATCTCGCGCCATCGGGGAAGAAGCCGGAACACCGGGACTGA
- a CDS encoding DUF2312 domain-containing protein, with amino-acid sequence MNDAFNITADELRQLIERIEQYEAEKKDIAEQLKEVYAEAKGRGFDTKALRKIVSLRKQDANERQEAEAMLEVYMTALGMQ; translated from the coding sequence ATGAACGATGCTTTCAACATCACCGCCGACGAGCTGCGCCAACTGATCGAGCGGATCGAGCAATATGAGGCAGAGAAGAAGGATATCGCCGAGCAGCTGAAAGAGGTCTACGCCGAGGCCAAGGGCCGGGGCTTTGACACCAAGGCGCTCCGCAAAATCGTATCGTTGCGCAAGCAGGATGCGAATGAGCGCCAGGAAGCCGAAGCCATGCTCGAGGTCTACATGACCGCGCTCGGGATGCAGTAA
- a CDS encoding DUF6538 domain-containing protein, which translates to MAGRSKYLYFKRKRYSARIAVPKPLQGIMGKTELTKALGADRREAEKRLPGVVASMLRDLELAERKLKGENLHGADDLLRLANFWTNAG; encoded by the coding sequence ATGGCGGGCCGGTCAAAGTATCTCTACTTCAAGCGCAAGCGCTACAGTGCCAGAATCGCGGTCCCTAAGCCTTTGCAAGGGATCATGGGTAAGACTGAGCTGACGAAGGCACTGGGCGCAGATCGGCGCGAGGCAGAGAAACGCCTTCCCGGCGTGGTCGCGTCTATGTTGCGCGATCTTGAGCTGGCAGAGCGCAAGCTGAAAGGCGAGAATCTGCATGGGGCCGATGATCTGTTGCGGCTGGCTAACTTCTGGACAAATGCGGGCTAA
- a CDS encoding NlpC/P60 family protein, whose product MNWSDRFIGIPFEDLGRARGGCDCWGLAWLIYREELGISLPDYLGDYASAEEQGEIAALIGGAEVSPLWAPVSGPAQAFDIAVIRRGRLTSHLGVVVRDGLMIHMEGEDCAKLADYRSGRWSHRLTGIFRHASKAVERPVHIVSEASR is encoded by the coding sequence ATGAACTGGTCAGATCGCTTCATCGGCATCCCCTTCGAGGATCTCGGCCGTGCGCGCGGCGGTTGCGATTGCTGGGGTCTTGCCTGGCTGATTTACCGCGAGGAACTGGGCATCTCGCTGCCGGATTACCTCGGTGACTATGCCTCGGCCGAGGAGCAGGGCGAGATCGCGGCGCTGATCGGCGGCGCTGAGGTTTCGCCGCTCTGGGCGCCGGTTTCCGGCCCGGCGCAGGCCTTCGATATCGCGGTGATCCGGCGCGGGCGTCTGACCTCGCATCTGGGTGTCGTCGTCCGGGATGGCCTCATGATCCATATGGAGGGCGAGGATTGCGCCAAACTGGCCGATTACAGGTCCGGGCGCTGGTCTCACCGTCTGACCGGGATCTTTCGGCATGCTTCAAAGGCCGTTGAACGGCCTGTTCACATCGTTTCCGAGGCTTCGCGATGA
- a CDS encoding anhydro-N-acetylmuramic acid kinase, giving the protein MAERDPWKSAVQKGESGPAVWALGTMSGTSLDGVDAAMVLTNGHEVLEFGPSAFRPYTAAEQAILRAALGRWPGEPGVAEATEIVETAHAEVMARFDGVQIAGFHGQTLAHDPGGRGTHQAGNGQLLADTLGLPVLWDFRTADVQMGGQGAPLAPFYHFALARRIGATGPVAFLNLGGVGNLTWVDPTLPHPQSDGALLAFDTGPANAPVNDLMQARLGKSHDENGAVAAKGRVKKPVLDQFLAHPYFLKMPPKSLDRDAFAGLVAAVRKLDTAAAAATLTAAAVSAVVEGAKHFPRPVSRLLVTGGGRHNPVMMKGLAKRLGCPVDPVEAVGLDGDMLEAQAFAFLAVRVAKGLPTSCRTTTGVAANIGGGTLSRPALSD; this is encoded by the coding sequence ATGGCGGAAAGAGATCCCTGGAAAAGTGCCGTCCAAAAAGGGGAGAGCGGCCCGGCGGTCTGGGCCCTTGGCACCATGTCGGGAACTTCGCTTGACGGTGTCGATGCGGCGATGGTGCTGACCAACGGCCATGAGGTGCTGGAATTCGGCCCCTCGGCCTTTCGCCCCTATACGGCGGCCGAGCAGGCGATCCTGCGTGCAGCCCTCGGGCGCTGGCCCGGCGAGCCTGGCGTGGCCGAAGCCACCGAGATTGTCGAAACCGCTCATGCCGAGGTGATGGCGCGCTTTGACGGCGTGCAGATCGCGGGCTTCCACGGCCAGACCCTGGCGCATGATCCAGGGGGGCGCGGCACGCATCAGGCGGGGAATGGCCAGCTGCTGGCCGATACGCTCGGGCTGCCGGTGTTGTGGGATTTCCGTACCGCAGATGTGCAGATGGGCGGGCAGGGCGCGCCGCTGGCGCCGTTCTATCATTTCGCGCTGGCGCGCCGGATCGGCGCGACGGGGCCAGTGGCGTTCCTGAACCTGGGCGGCGTTGGCAACCTGACCTGGGTGGACCCCACGCTGCCACATCCGCAATCCGATGGCGCGCTGCTGGCTTTTGACACTGGCCCTGCCAATGCGCCGGTCAATGACCTGATGCAGGCCCGACTTGGCAAAAGCCATGACGAGAATGGCGCGGTGGCGGCAAAGGGACGGGTGAAAAAGCCCGTGCTGGATCAGTTCCTCGCCCATCCGTATTTTCTGAAAATGCCGCCAAAATCGCTGGATCGCGATGCGTTCGCGGGGCTGGTCGCTGCGGTCAGAAAGCTCGACACGGCGGCAGCGGCGGCCACACTCACTGCAGCGGCGGTCTCGGCGGTGGTGGAAGGCGCTAAACATTTCCCGCGCCCGGTGTCGCGGCTGCTTGTGACCGGCGGCGGGCGGCATAATCCGGTGATGATGAAGGGCCTCGCAAAGCGGCTTGGCTGCCCGGTCGATCCGGTCGAGGCGGTGGGGCTGGACGGGGATATGCTCGAAGCCCAGGCCTTCGCCTTCCTCGCGGTGCGGGTGGCGAAGGGGCTGCCGACCTCATGCCGGACAACCACCGGCGTTGCGGCCAATATCGGCGGCGGCACCCTGTCGCGGCCAGCCCTGTCAGACTGA